The genomic stretch TCCCATTTTAAGTCATCCATAATTTGCCTTGCAACTTCTGGTAAACCGTCTTTTTTAACTAACGGAAATATTGCTGCTTTAAAAGGCGCTAAAACTGCTGGTAATTTTAAAACTGTTCTTGTTGTACCATTTTCTAAAGCTTCTTCTTGTAAAGAATTAGAAAAAACAGCTAAAAACATTCTGTCTAAACCAATAGAAGTTTCTACTACATAAGGTGTGTAATTTTTGTTCTCTTCGTGATCGAAATATTGTAATTTCTTACCAGAAAATTCTTCATGAGCTTTTAAGTCGAAATCTGTTCTAGAATGAATTCCTTCTAATTCTTTAAATCCGAAAGGAAACTTAAATTCGATATCTGCAGCAGCATCTGCATAATGAGCTAATTTATCATGATCATGAAAACGGTAATTATCTGCACCCATACCTAATGATAAATGCCATTTTAAACGCGTTTCTTTCCATTGATTATACCATTCTTTTTGTGTACCAGGTTTCACAAAAAATTGCATTTCCATTTGTTCAAACTCACGCATTCTAAAAATAAATTGTCTTGCAACAATTTCATTTCTAAATGCTTTACCAGTTTGAGCAATTCCGAAAGGAATTTTCATTCGTCCGGTTTTCTGAACATTTAAAAAATTCACAAAAATACCTTGTGCAGTTTCTGGTCTTAAATATACTTGTGTAGAACTATCGGCTGAAGCACCAATTTGAGTACCAAACATTAAGTTAAACTGCTTAACTTCTGTCCAGTTTTTAGAACCTGTTAACGGGTCTGCAATTTCTAATTCTTCAATTAATAATTTAACATCAGCTAAATCTTCATTTTCTAAAGATTTACCCATTCTAGATAAAATAGTATTAATTTTTTCTTGATAACCAAGAACTCTACCATTAGTAGCTAAAAATTCTTCTTTATTAAATGCATCACCAAAACGTTTTGCAGCTTTTGTTACTTCCTTGTTTATTTTACCTTCAATTTTGGCACAATAATCTTCTATTAAAACATCTGCTCTATATCTTTTTTTAGAATCTTTATTATCAATTAAAGGATCATTAAATGCATCTACATGGCCAGAAGCTTTCCAAGTTGTTGGGTGCATTAAAATAGATGCATCTATACCAACAATATTTTCGTGCATTTGCACCATTGCTTTCCACCAATAATCTCTAATATTTTTCTTTAACTCAACACCATTTTGAGCATAATCGTAAACCGCACTTAAACCGTCATAAATTTCAGATGATTGAAATACATAACCATATTCTTTAGCGTGCGATAATACTTTTTTAAATTGATCTTCTTGTTTTGCCATAATGGCGACAAAGATAAACGTTTAGACAACTTTTTCAAGAAAAAAATAATTTCATTTTAACAAAAATAGTAGGTTATTATTCCGATTAATCATAGTCAATCTTAAAAATCAAACTAAAAAAAATAAAGTATCTTTAATAAAAAAAAGCGAACAAGGAAAAATGAAATTTTTAAAGGATTTATTACATCTTTTTTATCCTGAAATTTGTGCAAATTGCCAAAATCAATTGCTTAGAAATGAAACCATATTGTGTTTATTATGTAGACACGATTTACCTTTAACTAATTTTGATAGTTATACTGATAATAAAATTACCAACTCTTTTAAAGGTAGAGTTTTAATTGAAAAAGCAAATGCATTATTATTTTTCAGAAAAAAAAGTATTACAAAAAATTTAATTCACGAGCTTAAATATAAAAACAATGAAGATATTGGCTTGTTTTTTGGAAATTGGCTTGGTGAAGTATTAGCAAATAATAAAGAATTTTCTAAAATAGACTGCATTGTTCCTGTACCTATTCACGCTAAAAGAAAACGTAAAAGAGGTTATAACCAAGTTACCAAATTTGGTGAGACTTTAAGCAAACATTTAAACATACCGTTGGTTGAAGGTGTTTTAATACGGAATTTAGACACTAAAACACAAACCCGAAAAAGTAGGTTTGAACGATTTAACAATTTAGAAGCTAAATTTGAAATTACAGACAATTCAATTTTAAAAAATAAACACATTTTAATTATAGATGATGTAATTACAACAGGAGCAACAATAGAGGCTTGCGCAAAAGAACTTTTAAAATCTACCGGAATTAAAATTAGCATTTTAGCAATGGCTTACACAGATTAAATTTTGTGATTTATTTTGAAAAATAAATTGTTAATTTGTAGAAAATTTACTTTTGTGAAATTCATTTATAAATCTCTTTTTTTTATTGTTCTTGCTACTTTAATAGTTAGTTGTGCAAAAACAGGTAGACCAGATGGCGGACCTAAAGATGAAAAGGCTCCTTTGTTTGTAAGCTCTAATCCGCCTTACAAAACAATCAACTTTAATAAAAAAGAAGTTAAATTAGAGTTTAACGAGTTTATAAAACTAAAAGATTTAAACAAACAATTAGTTGTTTCTCCGCCGTTAAAAAATCCATTATTAGTAACACCTCAAGGAGCAGCTAGTAAGTTTTTAAAAATAGAAATCTTAGATACTTTAGCAAAAAACACAACTTACATTTTTAACTTTGGTAATGCTATCGAAGATAATAATGAAAACAACAAATTAGAACAATTTAAATACATCTTTTCTACAGGAAGTTATATTGATTCTCTTGAAACATCGGGAACTATTAAAGACGCTTTTTTAAACAAAAAACCAAAAAACACAAGTGTTGTATTGTATAAGTTAGACAGTACTTACACAGATTCTATAATTTACAAACAAAAACCAAATTACGTAACTACTGCTATAGACACAACCACTTTTAGGTTTACAAATTTAAAAGAAGGAAAATATCTTTTAATGGCATTAGAAGAATCTACTAGCGATTATATTTTTAATCCTAAATTAGATAAAATTGGTTTTTATACAGACACAATTACATTACCAAAAGATAGTATTATTAATATACCTATTACACTTTTTAAAGAAAAACAACCTTACGCTTTTAAAAGGGCTAAAGAAATTACAAAAGGTAAAATAGAATTTGGATACGAAGGTGAAATAAAAGATTTTAAAGTTTCTCTATTATCAAAAGTTCCAGAAGATTTTAAGAGCATTTCAAAGTTCGAAACAGATAAAGATACTTTAAACTATTGGTATACACCTTTAGAATTAGACTCACTTAATTTTCTAGTTACTAATGATATTTTTATAGATACAGTAACAGTTAAATTTAGAAAGAAAAAACTAGATTCTTTAACTCTAAAACCTTCTGTTGGTGGCACCTTACAATTTAGAGACACCTTTTTCATAAAAAGTAACAACCCGATTACAAAATTAGATACCAGTAAAATTTCACTTATAGATAAAGATACAATTGCAGTAAATTACTCGAGTTTTCTTTCTAAAAAAGAAAACAAAATTGGTTTTATATTTAAGAAAAATCAAAAAGAAAACTACACATTAAAAGCATTACCAGGAAGTTTTACTGATATTTATAATATTGAAAACGACACCTTAAATTATAATTTTAAAACTTTAGAGTTAGAAGATTATGGTAAAATTACCTTAAACGTTGTAAATCAAGATTCAGAAAACTTAATTATTGATTTACTAGCTGGCAAAGATTTTGATCAAATTGTTGAAAGAAAATATTTAAACAAAACAGAAAAATTGGTTTTTACACTTTTAGAACCCAATACTTATATGGTTAGGGCAATAATTGATAAAAACAATAATAAAAAGTGGGACACTGGAAACTTTTTATTAAGACAAAAGCCAGAAAACATTATTTATTATCAAGAAGAGCTAAAAGTAAGAGCTAACTATTTTTTAGAGGGTAACACATTCATAGTTAAAAACTTAAAATAATCTTGCAACTGTAAAAAATTTATTTATCTTTGTTTTTTTACTTTTAAGACCCCTAAATCTTGAGAACCCCTATAACAATTATTTTTGTAATTGTTTTTATTCTAGAATTTAAGGCGCAGCATTACACACACGATATCGGTGGTTTTGTTGGCACCACTAGTTTACAAACAGATTACGGTGAGAGAAACCATTTTGGAAGCGAGTATAACAACAAAGGTATGTCTTTTGCTGTTGCTCATTATCTTCATTTTTTCAACAGAACATTGCGTTGGGATCCTAATGATATAATGAGAAATCACTTAATGGTTAAGACAGAAATTCAGTATGTAAAAAATACCGAGTTAGAACATCATGGCTATTGGGCTTCTAAACAAAGTTATGGTGGCGAGCAACTAAGAGCCATGAAAGGAAGTATAAGAATGATAAATTTAGGTTTGCATTTAGAATACTTTTTAAGACCTCTAGAAGAATTTGTTTATCCTTACACAGATATTTCTTTCAATCCATTTTTTACTTTTGGTATTCAGTATTCATTTTACAACAACAGTTTAAAATCTGAACTTGGTAATTGGCAAGAAGATATAGCGGTCTTACCTAAAAAATATACAGAAGAAAATTCTTTAGATATTGGTAGCGGAGAAGCTTTTGCTTTTAATATTGGTTTAGGAACCAGATATAAACTTACTGAAAAACTAGACTTATCTGCTCAATTTAATTATTCTTATTTCTTTTCTGACACAATAGATGGGTTAAAAGCAGAAGTTTTTGAAAATAGAAACAATGAATGGGCATTAACCATGCAAGTTGGTTTAATATATCACCTTAACTTTAGCACTCCGTTATTCTACTAAAGCTAATAATATCTTTATTAAATTGAATAAAAGCACTATAAATCGATATGGTTTTTTTTATTTGATATGAAGATATTTAGTCAAAAAATACTATCATATTATTTTAAAAAATTAAGATTCAGTATAAAATAGTTTTAGTAACTATTTAGTATTTGAAGAGGGAATTTAATATAGTTTACAGCTTACTAACTTGTGCTAAATATAGTTTTAGTGTTCAATATCGAAAACTAAAATTTAATCAAAGAATTGAATTTATTCAAACTTGACTACTATATAAGGTAAAAATTTAAAAAGGAAAAAATTTCTAAATGTAGAGGGCAATTTAAAGTATAACTTACTTTAAATTAATATAGAAATTAGTTAGGGTTCTTGGATATTTTAAGACGTATTGGTCTGCTATTTCAAGTGTATGTTTTATCATTCTAGCATCTACTAAAACCTTGTGTTTAACATTAGAGGAAACTTTGTGCTTTGGTAGAATTTTCTTGAATGGATTACTCATAATTATTTATAATGATTCGTATACTTTAACAACCTTGGCTTTGGCTCGTTTAACTCTCATTTTAACTGCACTTTCACCAATATTTAAAACTTCTTTTATTTCTTTAATACTCTTATCATCTTGGTATTTCATCAATAAAATCATTTTATCCGAAGGATCTATTAAAGATAAAGCTTTTGCAAGTTTAGCAGATTTTAATTCTAATAAATTAGCATCTTCAATTTCTTCAAAAGAATCGTTATTCTCTTTAATTTGATCTGTTACAATTGTAACTTTCTCTTTTTTCTTATGGCTGTTTCTTTGCACATAATTTACACAAAAATTATATGTAAAAGAATACAACCAAGTAGAAAACTTAGAATTACCTCTAAAAGTTTTTAATTTAACAAATAGTCTAACAAAAACATCGTGCATTAAACCTTCTGCTTCTTCTTTGCTTTTTGAAAAACCATAACACTTATTATATACAACGCTAGAAAATCTATCGTATAATGTTGCAAATAATTCTGTATTATTAGTTCTAACTATTTCGAAAACTAATTCTTCATCTGTAATTTTTAATTCTATCGTATTCACTTCGGTTGGTTTTATGACACTAAATAACAACATAAGTCACACTTAAAATTTTTAAAAAGATAAACGGTTACTATTTATCGGTAAACGGTTAAATATTATCTTTTTGAAAAAAAAATCGTTTCTTTTTGTAACATAATGTTTCGTTCTTCCGTATAAGTAATTGTAGCAAGAGTATTAATCCTTAAAAAAAGGTTAGAGAATTTAGATGAGACAACTAAAAATTACCAAGCAGGTTACTAATAGAGAAACCGCTTCATTAGACAAATATTTACAAGAGATAGGAAAGGTAGATTTAATTACTGCCGATGAAGAAGTAGAATTAGCACAGTTAATTAAAGCCGGAGACCAAAGAGCTTTAGAAAAATTAACAAAAGCCAATTTACGTTTTGTTGTATCTGTTGCAAAACAATATCAAAACCAAGGATTAACATTACCAGATTTAATTAACGAAGGTAATTTAGGTTTAATTAAAGCCGCTAAACGTTTCGATGAAACTCGTGGTTTTAAATTTATTTCTTATGCCGTATGGTGGATTCGTCAATCTATATTACAAGCACTTGCAGAACAATCTAGAATTGTACGTTTACCATTAAATAAAATTGGTTCTATTAATAAAATTAACAAAATGTACGCTTTCTTAGAACAAGAAAACGAGCGTCCGCCTTCTGCAGAAGAAATTGCTAAGAAATTAGACATGACTATTAATGACGTTAAAGAATCTATGAAAAATTCTGGACGTCACGTATCTATGGATGCACCTTTAATTGAAGGTGAAGATTCTAATTTATACGATGTTTTAAACTCTGGTGAATCACCAAACCCAGATAGAGTTTTATTACACGAATCTTTACGTATAGAAATTAATAGAGCTTTAGAAACATTGACTCCAAGAGAAGCAGATGTTGTAAAGTTATACTTTGGTTTAGGTGAGCACCAACCAATGACTTTAGAAGAAATTGGTGAAACTTTCGATTTAACAAGAGAGCGTGTTCGTCAAATTAAAGAAAAAGCAATTAGAAGATTAAAGCACACGTCTAGATCTAAAATTTTAATGACTTACTTAGGCTAGTAATTGCAAATTGCACTAAGTATTTTATTCATACTCTTAAAAAAGTATAAAAAACTTAAAACTCTCGAAATTCTTTTCGGGAGTTTTTTTTTTGAAGTTATTACCTGTTTTCCGTACTCGCTTTTTTTTCTTATCAAACAAAAAGCCAAGAAATTAAAACCTTGGCTATCGACCTTCGATTAATTACCTTTGCAAAACTAAATAACAACACAACAACAAATACATGAGTAATTTAATTGCACCTTCGGTTTTAGCAGCAGATTTTGCCAATTTACAGCGCGATATAGAAATGGTTAATAATAGTGAAGCAGATTGGTTTCATATAGATATTATGGATGGCGTTTTTGTACCAAACATTTCTTTTGGAATGCCTGTTTTAAAAGCCATCAAAAAACACGCTACTAAAACAATCGACGTACATTTAATGATTGTAAATCCAGATCAATACATTCAAACATTTGCCGATTTAGGTGCAGATATTTTAACAGTGCATTATGAAGCTTGTACACATTTACACAGAACAGTGCAAGCCATAAAAGCTACCGGAATGAAAGCAGGAGTTGCCTTAAATCCGCACACACCTATTGCTGTTTTAGAAGACATTATTGCAGATTTAGATTTGGTTTGTATTATGAGTGTTAACCCAGGTTTTGGCGGACAATCATTTATAGAAAATACGTACAAAAAAGTAAGCCAATTAAAACATTTGATAGAGTTTACAGAATCTTCTTGCCAAATAGAAATAGATGGCGGTGTAACCAATTTAAATGCTAATAAATTAATAGAAGCTGGTGCAAATGTATTGGTTGCCGGTAGTTATGTTTTTGGAGCAGAAACCCCTACAGAAACAATTGCCGATTTAAAAAATATTATACAGTAATTGCTATATACAGTAGTAGACATAGAAACCACAGGAAATGGATATAAAGGTTCGAAAATAACCGAAATATCCATTTTTGTTTTCGACGGAAAAAAAATTGTAGATGAGTTTACATCCTTAGTAAATCCAGAACAAAATATACCTGCATTTATAACTAATCTTACTGGTATTACAAATGCCATGGTTAGAAATGCACCGAAGTTTTATGAGATTGCTAAAAAGGTCGAAGAAATTACAAAAGACACCGTTTTTGTGGCACACAATGTTAATTTCGATTATAATATAATTCACGAAGAGTTTAAAAATTTAGGTTTTAATTTTAAACGAAAAAAACTGTGTACGGTTCGTTTATCTAGAAAAATTATGCCCGGTTTAAATTCTTACAGTTTGGGTAATATTTGTACTGTAGAAAACATTCCTATTAATGGTAGGCACAGAGCAAAAGGCGATGCCGAAGCAACTACAGAATTATTTAGACGATTGATAGAAAGAGATGATAATTTTATGATTAATTCTTTTTTAAACCCTCGCTCTAGACAAGCAACCTTACCACCTTTATTAGATAAAAAAATTGTAGACAATTTACCTGAAACATTTGGAGTTTATTATTTTAAGAATAGCGATAAAGAAGTAATTTATGTTGGTAAAGCTAACAATATAAAACAGCGTGTTATTAGTCATTTTTATGACAAAAAGAAGAAAGAACAAAATATGTGTTTAGAAACTGCTGATATTTCTTTTATCAAAACAGGTAGTGAATTATTAGCATTATTGCACGAATCGGAAGAAATTAAAAGTATTTATCCTAAATATAATAGAGCACAAAGAAAATCTGGAGAAGCTGTTGGTTTATTTTTTTACGAAGACCAAAAAGGAATCATTCATTTGGCATATAATCGGTTAAAATTAATTCCGAATGCAATGATGAAATATTACTCTGTTGCAGAAGCTAGAAAGCACATAGAAAATTTGTGCGAAGAATTTGAACTTTGCCCGAAATATTGCCATTTACAAACAAATGTATCTAGCTGTTTTCATTATCAAATTAAAGAATGTAAAGGAGTTTGTTGCGGTAAAGAATCTGTAGAAAATTATAATTTACGCGTAAAAGATGCAATAAATTCTGTAGGAATTGGGGCAGAAAATCTAGTAATTAAAGAAACTGGAAGATCAGAAAATGAAGTTGGTTTTGCTTTAATTTTAGACGGAATTTACAAAGGTTTTGGTTATGTAGATTCTGATCAAGCGAATCAACTAACTAATCCAGAAGATTATCAATTTTTTGTTCAGCCTAAAAAAGACAACAGAGATGTACAAAGAATTATTGCAGCATATTTAAAGAAAAAAAATACTTTTAATGAAGATATCAATAGTATTGAATCTTCAGAAAAAGTATAAGTTTATTATCTTTCTACTTCTTTTTTTTATTTTTCTTTAATTTATTCAACCAAATTATTGTTCCGGTAACAGGTAAACTTGTTGCAATTAAACATGCTAAGAAATATATAATCTTAGAAAGCATTCCGTATATTTCTCCTGTATGTAACGGTTTTATTAAAGAAGCTATTTTTACATTAAACGGTTTGTCTTTAAAATAATCTACAGCCAAAACTTTGCCTGAGACATCTAAATATAATTTATCTGTAAAAACTGGTGAAAAACTAGAATCATCAGACTTTCTAAAACTATAATAGTTGTTTCTTTTATTCGGAAAAGTTACCGACAGCTCACCTTTATAATCTAAAGTTTTATTAGCGGTAGCAATCAACTCATCTACAGTTAATATTTTATCCGTAGGTATTTTATCTACATTAAGTTTAACACTAGAACGATTAAAAACCTTTGTACCAAGAACAGTGCTTAAACCTTCTCTATAACCTTCAAAAGACCAACATAAACCAGTTAAACCCATAATTACAATAAAAATACAAGCGTAAAAACCTAAAGTATTATGTAAATCATGATTTATTCTTTTCCAATTTGCGTTGAATTTTATTTTAAATCCTTGCTTAAAGTTTTTTAATTTAATTTTTCTTGGAAACCAAAGAACAATTCCGGTAATAGAAAGAATCAAAAATATTATTGTAGCAATACCTACAATTGGTCTACCAACAGTTGTATCTAACATTAACCACCTGTGCAATTTAAACATAACAAGTAAAAAAGCATCTGCACTTGTTTTTTGTACTTTCTTTACTTCTGCATTAAAAGGATTTACCAATACTTTTGCACCTCTTCTTTCTTTTAAATCTTTTTTTACATTAAAAACATAAGGCTTTAAATCGTTTGTAGGAAGTGTAACTCCGGTAACAAAGCCTATTTCTTTTTCTTTTAGCGTATTAACAAGAGAAGAAATGGCTATTTTTTCATTTGTTTCTTCAATTGTAAGCTTTTCAGCAAAAAAATCTTTTATCTCGTGTTCAAATGCTAAAACTGTACCCGTTAAACAGACCACAAAAAGTACAATTCCACTGGCTAAACCGAGCCAAAGATGAATATCGTTAATTAGTTTTCTAAAAGTATATGTATTTTTTTGTTTCATCAATAGAAATTATATGTATTTATTTAGACTCACTTTAAATAGTGATGCAAATATAAAAATTACTTTGACAAATACAATTTTATTTAGAATTAATATAAATAATTATTCAATAGGGAATATCTTCATTTTTATTTAATTATAATTAATATTTATGTGACCATTATAACTTATTGGTGTCAAAACAATGATGCACGATAAATAATGATTACTTTTGTGCTCTTAAATTTTTTTATTTTATGTTAACATATGTAAAGAAAGCGAAAATATTTGGGGGAATACTTCGTTTTAAATTGCATACTACCCTAGTCCTATTCACACTAATAGGTATTTTAAATTCATCTAACGTTTTAGCTCAATCAAGTATAGATTGGAGTACAGCAAATTGGCCACAAGGTTCTACTTCTGGTACAGTTAACTTAACAACGCCTGCTGGTTTTAAACAAGAATCGGTTACAATTAACATTACTCGTAACACGGCAGATGGTAATTTTTACTCAAGTGCTGCTACCGGAACTTTTCCAAAAATAGATCTTGCTTCTGGTGGTTTATTTGGTGGTGTTGATGATCTTGGAGTTGCGTTTGACCCAGCAGATACTGGTAGAGCAAATGCAAATTCACCTGTAAGGATTACATTAAATTTTAGTCAAAATATAACAAACCTTAGATTTGGTATATCAGACATAGATCATAGTAATGGTAGGGTCGATAGAGTTACTGTTACAAGTAATGCAGGCTCACCAAACTCAATAACAATAGTAGACCCACCAAATACTACGGTAACTTCTACAACAATCAATTCTGCACAATCATCAACTGCAAGTGCAGATTCTAACAATAATGATAACGGGTCTATCATTGTAGATTTTGGTTCTAAGTCAGTAAGAACGGTTACAATTGTTTATACAGATAATAATAATTCTAGTGGCCCAAGGGGTACTGGTTTTTTAGGTAATTTTACATTAACAACCGCAAATATAATAGATGCAGTAAATGATTCTGCTACTACTACTTATGGCATTGGTGGTACTGCTGTAAATAATGTTTTGTCAAATGATATTTTAAAAACTGTAGCACCAACGCTGTCAACAGTTAATTTAACACAAGTTAGTACAACTAACTCAAATATTAGCT from Polaribacter marinaquae encodes the following:
- a CDS encoding glycine--tRNA ligase → MAKQEDQFKKVLSHAKEYGYVFQSSEIYDGLSAVYDYAQNGVELKKNIRDYWWKAMVQMHENIVGIDASILMHPTTWKASGHVDAFNDPLIDNKDSKKRYRADVLIEDYCAKIEGKINKEVTKAAKRFGDAFNKEEFLATNGRVLGYQEKINTILSRMGKSLENEDLADVKLLIEELEIADPLTGSKNWTEVKQFNLMFGTQIGASADSSTQVYLRPETAQGIFVNFLNVQKTGRMKIPFGIAQTGKAFRNEIVARQFIFRMREFEQMEMQFFVKPGTQKEWYNQWKETRLKWHLSLGMGADNYRFHDHDKLAHYADAAADIEFKFPFGFKELEGIHSRTDFDLKAHEEFSGKKLQYFDHEENKNYTPYVVETSIGLDRMFLAVFSNSLQEEALENGTTRTVLKLPAVLAPFKAAIFPLVKKDGLPEVARQIMDDLKWDFNVFYDEKDAVGKRYRRQDAAGTPFCITVDHDSLEDKSVTIRHRDTMEQKRVKISDLKDIIKAEVDIKTWLQKM
- a CDS encoding ComF family protein, coding for MKFLKDLLHLFYPEICANCQNQLLRNETILCLLCRHDLPLTNFDSYTDNKITNSFKGRVLIEKANALLFFRKKSITKNLIHELKYKNNEDIGLFFGNWLGEVLANNKEFSKIDCIVPVPIHAKRKRKRGYNQVTKFGETLSKHLNIPLVEGVLIRNLDTKTQTRKSRFERFNNLEAKFEITDNSILKNKHILIIDDVITTGATIEACAKELLKSTGIKISILAMAYTD
- a CDS encoding Ig-like domain-containing protein — encoded protein: MKFIYKSLFFIVLATLIVSCAKTGRPDGGPKDEKAPLFVSSNPPYKTINFNKKEVKLEFNEFIKLKDLNKQLVVSPPLKNPLLVTPQGAASKFLKIEILDTLAKNTTYIFNFGNAIEDNNENNKLEQFKYIFSTGSYIDSLETSGTIKDAFLNKKPKNTSVVLYKLDSTYTDSIIYKQKPNYVTTAIDTTTFRFTNLKEGKYLLMALEESTSDYIFNPKLDKIGFYTDTITLPKDSIINIPITLFKEKQPYAFKRAKEITKGKIEFGYEGEIKDFKVSLLSKVPEDFKSISKFETDKDTLNYWYTPLELDSLNFLVTNDIFIDTVTVKFRKKKLDSLTLKPSVGGTLQFRDTFFIKSNNPITKLDTSKISLIDKDTIAVNYSSFLSKKENKIGFIFKKNQKENYTLKALPGSFTDIYNIENDTLNYNFKTLELEDYGKITLNVVNQDSENLIIDLLAGKDFDQIVERKYLNKTEKLVFTLLEPNTYMVRAIIDKNNNKKWDTGNFLLRQKPENIIYYQEELKVRANYFLEGNTFIVKNLK
- a CDS encoding THC0290_0291 family protein, translating into MRTPITIIFVIVFILEFKAQHYTHDIGGFVGTTSLQTDYGERNHFGSEYNNKGMSFAVAHYLHFFNRTLRWDPNDIMRNHLMVKTEIQYVKNTELEHHGYWASKQSYGGEQLRAMKGSIRMINLGLHLEYFLRPLEEFVYPYTDISFNPFFTFGIQYSFYNNSLKSELGNWQEDIAVLPKKYTEENSLDIGSGEAFAFNIGLGTRYKLTEKLDLSAQFNYSYFFSDTIDGLKAEVFENRNNEWALTMQVGLIYHLNFSTPLFY
- a CDS encoding RNA polymerase sigma factor; the encoded protein is MLLFSVIKPTEVNTIELKITDEELVFEIVRTNNTELFATLYDRFSSVVYNKCYGFSKSKEEAEGLMHDVFVRLFVKLKTFRGNSKFSTWLYSFTYNFCVNYVQRNSHKKKEKVTIVTDQIKENNDSFEEIEDANLLELKSAKLAKALSLIDPSDKMILLMKYQDDKSIKEIKEVLNIGESAVKMRVKRAKAKVVKVYESL
- a CDS encoding RNA polymerase sigma factor RpoD/SigA is translated as MRQLKITKQVTNRETASLDKYLQEIGKVDLITADEEVELAQLIKAGDQRALEKLTKANLRFVVSVAKQYQNQGLTLPDLINEGNLGLIKAAKRFDETRGFKFISYAVWWIRQSILQALAEQSRIVRLPLNKIGSINKINKMYAFLEQENERPPSAEEIAKKLDMTINDVKESMKNSGRHVSMDAPLIEGEDSNLYDVLNSGESPNPDRVLLHESLRIEINRALETLTPREADVVKLYFGLGEHQPMTLEEIGETFDLTRERVRQIKEKAIRRLKHTSRSKILMTYLG
- the rpe gene encoding ribulose-phosphate 3-epimerase, producing MSNLIAPSVLAADFANLQRDIEMVNNSEADWFHIDIMDGVFVPNISFGMPVLKAIKKHATKTIDVHLMIVNPDQYIQTFADLGADILTVHYEACTHLHRTVQAIKATGMKAGVALNPHTPIAVLEDIIADLDLVCIMSVNPGFGGQSFIENTYKKVSQLKHLIEFTESSCQIEIDGGVTNLNANKLIEAGANVLVAGSYVFGAETPTETIADLKNIIQ
- a CDS encoding exonuclease domain-containing protein; the protein is MLYTVVDIETTGNGYKGSKITEISIFVFDGKKIVDEFTSLVNPEQNIPAFITNLTGITNAMVRNAPKFYEIAKKVEEITKDTVFVAHNVNFDYNIIHEEFKNLGFNFKRKKLCTVRLSRKIMPGLNSYSLGNICTVENIPINGRHRAKGDAEATTELFRRLIERDDNFMINSFLNPRSRQATLPPLLDKKIVDNLPETFGVYYFKNSDKEVIYVGKANNIKQRVISHFYDKKKKEQNMCLETADISFIKTGSELLALLHESEEIKSIYPKYNRAQRKSGEAVGLFFYEDQKGIIHLAYNRLKLIPNAMMKYYSVAEARKHIENLCEEFELCPKYCHLQTNVSSCFHYQIKECKGVCCGKESVENYNLRVKDAINSVGIGAENLVIKETGRSENEVGFALILDGIYKGFGYVDSDQANQLTNPEDYQFFVQPKKDNRDVQRIIAAYLKKKNTFNEDINSIESSEKV
- a CDS encoding PepSY-associated TM helix domain-containing protein, which produces MKQKNTYTFRKLINDIHLWLGLASGIVLFVVCLTGTVLAFEHEIKDFFAEKLTIEETNEKIAISSLVNTLKEKEIGFVTGVTLPTNDLKPYVFNVKKDLKERRGAKVLVNPFNAEVKKVQKTSADAFLLVMFKLHRWLMLDTTVGRPIVGIATIIFLILSITGIVLWFPRKIKLKNFKQGFKIKFNANWKRINHDLHNTLGFYACIFIVIMGLTGLCWSFEGYREGLSTVLGTKVFNRSSVKLNVDKIPTDKILTVDELIATANKTLDYKGELSVTFPNKRNNYYSFRKSDDSSFSPVFTDKLYLDVSGKVLAVDYFKDKPFNVKIASLIKPLHTGEIYGMLSKIIYFLACLIATSLPVTGTIIWLNKLKKNKKKK